Proteins encoded within one genomic window of Brachybacterium sp. P6-10-X1:
- a CDS encoding NAD-dependent succinate-semialdehyde dehydrogenase, whose product MTENREQDLLARVPDGLLIAGSWRAAGSGKTLEVRDPATGEVLRTIASASGADAQQAMDATADAFPAWAATPARERAELLRRAFDLLQERAEEFALLMTLEMGKPLAEARGEVTYGGEFLRWFSEEAGRIQGRYGATPEGHGRMIVSQHPVGPCYLVTPWNFPLAMATRKIAPALAAGCTVVIKPPQLTPLTTLFFVALLEEAGLPAGVVNVVTSTSSRTVSEPILADPRLRKLSFTGSTGVGQKLLAQAAPGVLRTSMELGGNAPFVVFEDADLEQAVEGALAAKFRNIGQACTAANRFLVHRSLAEEFARRVTERVQHLGMGRGTEEGVTIGPLIDADAVDKTGTLVNDAVERGAQVTTGGSAIDGPGTFFEATVLTNVAPGSALLREEIFGPVLAIVPFDTEDEAVALANDTEYGLVSYVYTRDLARGQRMIELLETGMMGLNIGVVSNAAAPFGGWKMSGLGREGGAEGIHEYLQSKYTLTPSPF is encoded by the coding sequence ATGACCGAGAACCGCGAGCAGGATCTGCTGGCCCGCGTGCCCGACGGGCTGCTGATCGCCGGCAGCTGGCGCGCCGCCGGGAGCGGGAAGACGCTGGAGGTCCGCGATCCCGCGACCGGCGAGGTGCTCAGAACGATCGCCTCCGCCTCGGGCGCGGACGCCCAGCAGGCGATGGACGCGACGGCGGATGCCTTCCCTGCCTGGGCCGCGACCCCGGCGCGGGAGCGGGCCGAGCTGCTGCGGCGCGCCTTCGATCTGCTCCAGGAGCGTGCCGAGGAGTTCGCTCTGCTGATGACGCTGGAGATGGGTAAGCCCCTGGCCGAGGCGCGCGGGGAGGTCACCTATGGCGGGGAGTTCCTGCGTTGGTTCAGCGAGGAGGCCGGCCGGATCCAGGGACGGTACGGCGCGACCCCGGAGGGACACGGCCGGATGATCGTCTCGCAGCATCCCGTCGGACCGTGCTACCTGGTCACGCCGTGGAACTTCCCGCTGGCGATGGCGACCCGCAAGATCGCGCCGGCGCTGGCGGCCGGATGCACCGTGGTGATCAAGCCACCGCAGCTGACCCCGCTCACGACCCTGTTCTTCGTGGCGCTGCTGGAGGAGGCGGGCCTCCCCGCCGGCGTGGTCAACGTCGTCACCTCGACCTCCTCGCGCACGGTCTCCGAGCCCATCCTGGCCGATCCGCGGCTGCGCAAGCTCTCCTTCACCGGCTCCACCGGTGTGGGGCAGAAGCTCCTGGCCCAGGCGGCACCGGGTGTGCTGCGCACCTCGATGGAGCTGGGCGGGAACGCACCCTTCGTCGTGTTCGAGGACGCCGATCTGGAGCAGGCGGTCGAGGGCGCGCTCGCGGCGAAGTTCCGCAACATCGGGCAGGCCTGCACCGCCGCGAACCGCTTCCTGGTCCACCGCTCGCTGGCCGAGGAGTTCGCCCGTCGCGTCACCGAACGGGTCCAGCACCTGGGCATGGGGCGCGGCACCGAGGAGGGGGTGACGATCGGGCCGCTGATCGACGCCGACGCGGTCGACAAGACCGGAACCCTGGTGAACGATGCCGTCGAGCGCGGGGCGCAGGTCACCACCGGCGGGTCGGCGATCGACGGTCCGGGCACGTTCTTCGAGGCCACGGTGCTGACGAACGTCGCCCCGGGCAGCGCGCTGCTGCGCGAGGAGATCTTCGGGCCGGTGCTGGCGATCGTCCCCTTCGACACCGAGGACGAGGCCGTCGCGCTCGCCAACGACACCGAGTACGGACTGGTCTCCTACGTCTACACCCGGGATCTCGCCCGCGGGCAACGGATGATCGAGCTGCTCGAGACAGGGATGATGGGGCTGAACATCGGCGTCGTCTCCAATGCGGCCGCGCCCTTCGGCGGCTGGAAGATGTCGGGCCTGGGCCGCGAGGGCGGGGCCGAGGGCATCCACGAGTATCTGCAGTCGAAGTACACCCTCACCCCGTCGCCCTTCTGA
- a CDS encoding AAA family ATPase, with protein sequence MKLHHLRLTGIGPFAGTIDIDLAALGASGMFLLEGPTGSGKSTIVDAIVYALYGHVAGSATSGDRIRSQFAAPTEPSVVDLVFETGSGIYRVRRRPEFQRAKKRGTGTTKEQAKAVLWRIGSPQLIPAVIADTAGGGADVQALATRIDEVGREIQRAVGLTREQFTQTVLLPQNEFARFLRAGTGERQQVLQRVFGTEIYADVEKQLEEMRKTAKRQVDAATGTLGRALARYVEATGVDEEHATALQEAAAALRLEPLATLADEHLEAAAARAQEAHGHAETAAAAEQAARTAADATDAARKRIDRRRELDTLAARLETERPAIDSARTALRRDEAARPVVALLQRRDRASTQAGEAIEQLAQQASTTREEHPELVDLLGPAAHAAAADQQLAAAADEATSAAGALADLVALETALPTRGKELADRREALTASATALETLIQQAAARPAEREQLVADRARERTAAAALGDARLAQRTAEEQRRAATAAVAQKKAVDTAKDRASRTLATAKDFAETEAELRRRRFAGIAAELAVDLADGEACPVCGALEHPDRADQSEDAVSPEQVEEAEQRRKTAESEQAGAEQAHALAAQELTRLQDAAGELTAEAAEQAVTAATQNLRTARDAEAKAAELDATITRHDEESARLDRRREQDALAVERERTALTGLEQTLEADHAKVTEARGEHESLAARRRGHLATARAATGLREALRRRTEAEQRAAELATEAEQALATADLAPETQAGATGEDDLSADGPARTTDEQARAAVLEEDERHRLARLLETRTVEESRLSDGLAEEGIAGTTASDEARERADAARTAATEKLTAARAAAREAADLAARRGAVAERGREARAALATASAQVETVSAEAGVVVRVADLATGRSADGERVQLSTYVLMWRLDAVVQAANARLALFSGSDLELLRDTGRRGARKTGLDLLVMDRRTDQVRVPETLSGGETFFVSLALALGLADIVTGEAGGVRMETLFIDEGFGSLDPETLETVVREIGRLAEHGRTIGIVSHVGDMKAQIAEQIHVRRGADERSHVTITA encoded by the coding sequence ATGAAGCTCCACCACCTGCGCTTGACCGGCATCGGCCCCTTCGCCGGCACCATCGACATCGATCTCGCCGCCCTCGGCGCCAGCGGCATGTTCCTGCTCGAAGGTCCGACGGGATCGGGCAAGTCCACGATCGTGGACGCGATCGTCTACGCCCTGTACGGCCACGTCGCCGGGAGCGCCACCAGCGGAGACCGCATCCGTTCCCAATTCGCGGCCCCCACCGAGCCCAGCGTCGTCGACCTCGTCTTCGAGACCGGCTCCGGCATCTACCGCGTGCGCCGCCGGCCCGAGTTCCAGCGCGCCAAGAAGCGCGGCACCGGCACCACGAAGGAGCAGGCCAAAGCCGTGCTGTGGCGGATCGGCTCCCCGCAGCTGATCCCCGCCGTCATCGCGGACACCGCCGGCGGCGGGGCCGATGTCCAGGCGCTCGCTACCCGCATCGACGAGGTGGGCCGGGAGATCCAGCGCGCCGTGGGCCTGACCCGGGAACAGTTCACCCAGACGGTCCTGCTGCCGCAGAACGAGTTCGCCCGCTTCCTGCGCGCCGGCACCGGGGAGCGCCAGCAGGTGCTCCAGCGCGTCTTCGGCACCGAGATCTACGCCGACGTCGAGAAGCAGCTCGAGGAGATGCGCAAGACCGCCAAACGGCAGGTCGACGCGGCGACGGGGACCCTCGGCCGTGCCCTGGCCCGCTACGTCGAGGCGACCGGCGTCGACGAGGAGCATGCCACCGCCCTCCAGGAGGCCGCCGCCGCGCTGCGCCTCGAGCCGCTCGCCACCCTCGCCGATGAGCACCTCGAGGCCGCCGCCGCCCGCGCGCAGGAGGCGCACGGCCACGCCGAGACCGCTGCCGCCGCCGAACAGGCCGCCCGCACCGCCGCCGACGCGACGGACGCGGCCCGGAAACGCATCGACCGCCGCCGCGAGCTCGACACGCTCGCCGCCCGGCTGGAGACCGAGCGCCCCGCGATCGACAGCGCCCGCACCGCCCTGCGCCGCGACGAGGCCGCCCGACCGGTCGTCGCGCTGCTGCAGCGCCGGGACCGGGCCTCGACGCAGGCGGGGGAGGCCATCGAGCAGCTCGCGCAGCAGGCGAGCACCACCCGCGAGGAGCACCCGGAGCTCGTCGACCTGCTCGGTCCCGCTGCGCATGCCGCTGCCGCCGATCAGCAGCTGGCCGCAGCGGCGGACGAGGCCACCTCCGCCGCGGGTGCGCTCGCCGATCTCGTCGCTCTCGAGACCGCCCTGCCCACCCGCGGCAAGGAGCTCGCGGACCGTCGCGAGGCCCTGACCGCATCGGCCACGGCCCTCGAGACGCTCATCCAGCAGGCCGCTGCCCGCCCCGCGGAGCGCGAGCAGCTCGTCGCCGACCGCGCGCGGGAGCGCACCGCCGCTGCCGCGCTCGGGGACGCCCGCCTCGCCCAGCGCACCGCCGAGGAACAGCGCCGCGCCGCCACCGCGGCCGTCGCCCAGAAGAAGGCCGTCGACACCGCGAAGGACAGGGCCTCGCGCACGCTGGCCACCGCCAAGGACTTCGCCGAGACCGAGGCGGAGCTGCGCCGCCGCCGCTTCGCCGGCATCGCCGCCGAACTCGCCGTGGACCTCGCCGACGGCGAGGCCTGCCCCGTCTGCGGTGCCCTGGAGCATCCCGATCGCGCCGATCAGTCCGAGGACGCCGTCAGCCCCGAGCAGGTCGAGGAGGCCGAACAGCGGCGGAAGACGGCCGAGTCCGAGCAGGCCGGCGCCGAGCAGGCCCATGCCCTCGCCGCCCAGGAGCTCACCCGGTTGCAGGACGCCGCCGGGGAGCTCACCGCCGAGGCCGCCGAGCAGGCCGTCACCGCGGCGACGCAGAACCTGCGCACCGCTCGTGACGCAGAGGCGAAGGCCGCCGAGCTGGACGCGACGATCACGCGCCACGACGAGGAGAGCGCCCGACTGGACCGGCGCCGCGAGCAGGACGCCCTGGCCGTCGAACGTGAACGCACCGCCCTCACCGGGCTCGAGCAGACCCTCGAGGCCGACCACGCCAAGGTCACCGAGGCCCGCGGAGAGCACGAGTCCCTCGCCGCCCGGCGCCGCGGCCACCTCGCCACCGCCCGCGCGGCGACCGGCCTGCGCGAGGCGCTGCGCCGACGGACCGAGGCCGAGCAGCGCGCCGCCGAACTCGCCACCGAGGCGGAGCAGGCCCTGGCCACCGCGGACCTCGCCCCGGAAACGCAGGCCGGTGCGACCGGCGAGGACGACCTCTCCGCCGACGGGCCGGCCCGCACCACGGATGAGCAGGCCCGCGCCGCCGTGCTCGAGGAGGACGAGCGCCACCGCCTCGCCCGCCTGCTCGAGACCCGCACGGTGGAGGAGTCCCGCCTGTCCGACGGCCTCGCCGAGGAGGGGATCGCCGGGACGACCGCGAGCGACGAGGCCCGCGAGCGGGCCGATGCCGCGCGCACCGCGGCGACCGAGAAGCTCACCGCTGCCCGGGCCGCCGCCCGCGAGGCCGCCGACCTCGCGGCCCGCCGGGGCGCCGTCGCCGAGCGCGGGAGAGAAGCGCGCGCGGCCCTCGCCACGGCATCGGCCCAGGTGGAGACGGTCAGCGCGGAGGCCGGGGTGGTGGTGCGCGTGGCAGACCTCGCCACCGGCCGCTCCGCCGACGGCGAGCGCGTGCAGCTGTCCACCTATGTGCTCATGTGGCGGCTGGACGCGGTGGTGCAGGCCGCGAACGCGCGCCTGGCTCTGTTCTCCGGCTCCGACCTCGAGCTGCTGCGCGACACCGGCAGGCGCGGCGCCCGCAAGACCGGCCTCGACCTGCTGGTCATGGACCGCCGCACCGATCAGGTGCGCGTGCCCGAGACCCTCTCCGGTGGGGAGACCTTCTTCGTCTCCCTCGCCCTCGCGCTCGGTCTGGCCGACATCGTCACCGGCGAGGCCGGCGGAGTGCGGATGGAGACCCTGTTCATCGACGAGGGCTTCGGCTCCCTGGATCCCGAGACCCTCGAGACCGTGGTGCGGGAGATCGGGCGGCTCGCCGAGCACGGCCGCACCATCGGCATCGTCAGCCATGTCGGGGACATGAAAGCGCAGATCGCCGAGCAGATCCATGTGCGCCGCGGCGCCGATGAGCGTTCCCACGTGACCATCACGGCCTGA
- a CDS encoding beta-ketoacyl-ACP synthase III, translating into MNPTSPGSAIIGVGHHRPERVLTNHDLEKMVETSDDWIRRRTGIQERRIAGDAETVAEMATRAARSALSDARIDPAEVTQVIVATCSDDERSPSTAGRVAHALGLSAPAAFDIGAACSGFGHALAVADQGIRAGASTATLVIGAEKLSAVTDFTDRTTCVLTADGAGAVVLRAAEEPGILPVVWGTVPELVDAVTISPPGGFFAQDGRQVLGWALREAPGIAQQVVEAAGLTMEDIDVFVPHQANLRMIEPLAASLGLREDAVVADDVITSGNTSAATIPLAISRMREAGRVPSGATALLLGFGGGFSYAGQVVRLP; encoded by the coding sequence GTGAATCCCACCTCGCCCGGCTCCGCGATCATCGGCGTCGGCCATCACCGACCCGAGCGGGTCCTCACCAATCATGACCTCGAGAAGATGGTCGAGACCAGCGACGACTGGATCCGCCGCCGCACCGGCATCCAGGAGCGCCGCATCGCCGGGGACGCCGAGACCGTGGCCGAGATGGCGACCCGTGCCGCACGGTCCGCCCTCTCGGATGCGCGGATCGATCCGGCCGAGGTCACCCAGGTGATCGTCGCGACCTGCTCCGATGACGAGAGGTCCCCGAGCACGGCCGGTCGCGTCGCTCACGCCCTCGGCCTCTCCGCGCCGGCCGCCTTCGACATCGGTGCCGCCTGTTCCGGTTTCGGCCACGCCCTGGCCGTCGCGGACCAGGGGATCCGCGCCGGCGCTTCCACCGCGACCCTGGTCATCGGCGCCGAGAAGCTCTCCGCCGTCACCGACTTCACCGATCGCACCACGTGCGTGCTCACCGCCGACGGCGCCGGCGCCGTCGTCCTGCGTGCGGCGGAGGAGCCCGGGATCCTCCCCGTCGTCTGGGGCACCGTCCCGGAGCTCGTGGACGCCGTGACCATCAGCCCTCCCGGGGGATTCTTCGCCCAGGACGGCCGTCAGGTGCTCGGATGGGCGCTGCGGGAAGCTCCCGGCATCGCCCAGCAGGTCGTCGAGGCGGCCGGCCTGACGATGGAGGACATCGACGTGTTCGTCCCGCACCAGGCGAACTTGCGCATGATCGAGCCGCTCGCCGCGTCGCTCGGGCTGCGCGAGGACGCCGTCGTCGCCGATGACGTCATCACCTCCGGGAACACCTCGGCGGCCACGATCCCGCTGGCGATCTCCCGGATGCGCGAGGCAGGTCGTGTGCCCTCCGGGGCCACGGCGCTGCTGCTCGGCTTCGGGGGCGGTTTCTCCTACGCGGGGCAGGTCGTGCGGCTGCCCTGA
- a CDS encoding sulfatase-like hydrolase/transferase, with protein MSTTPSASVAATTGSAAPEPQGRRSILMLMTDQHRVDTMGCYGNTICRTPTLDALAASGTRFDNWFTPTAICTPARASLFTGAAPFRHKLLANHERNVGYIEDLPEDQWTVPEALREHGYECGLVGKWHVGEERTAADFGFEAEHYPGWHNTVDHPDYVAWLEEHGHPPYAISDRIRGTFPNGEVSNLLAARLHQPLEATFEHYLADRTIEMLTRYAEGARTGEAPFFVVSSFSGPHLPYVIPDEYFDLYDPADVELPRSIAEDFADKPPVQENYSRHWAFDTLTEEQSRKLIAVYWGYVTMIDHEFGRILAAMEELGLADTTAVAFSSDHGEFTGSHRLHDKGPAMYDDIYRTGGLLRVPGCPPQEREEFVTLLDLPATFLDLAGLDTSPAVDSRSLLPIVRGEQVEWDDHVLCEFHGHHFPIAQRMLRGRRYKLVVNPESRNEFYDLVTDPDELTNRYDDPELEEPRSEMLADLYRRLQARGDNFYHWMSSMYEVGRLDHDPTMSGLDEATYQG; from the coding sequence ATGTCCACCACCCCCTCCGCATCCGTCGCCGCCACCACCGGCTCCGCCGCACCCGAACCGCAGGGTCGCCGCAGCATCCTCATGCTCATGACCGACCAGCATCGGGTCGACACCATGGGCTGCTACGGCAACACGATCTGCCGCACCCCGACGCTCGACGCGCTCGCCGCGAGCGGGACCCGCTTCGACAACTGGTTCACGCCGACGGCGATCTGCACCCCGGCCCGCGCCTCCCTCTTCACCGGCGCTGCGCCCTTCCGTCACAAGCTGCTGGCCAACCACGAGCGCAACGTCGGCTACATCGAGGACCTCCCCGAGGACCAGTGGACGGTGCCCGAGGCGCTGCGCGAGCACGGCTACGAGTGCGGACTCGTGGGCAAGTGGCACGTGGGCGAGGAGCGGACCGCCGCCGACTTCGGCTTCGAGGCGGAGCACTACCCGGGCTGGCACAACACGGTTGACCATCCCGACTACGTCGCCTGGCTCGAGGAGCACGGTCATCCGCCCTACGCGATCAGCGATCGCATCCGCGGCACCTTCCCCAACGGGGAGGTCTCCAACCTGTTGGCCGCGCGACTGCACCAGCCGCTGGAGGCGACCTTCGAGCACTACCTTGCCGACCGCACCATCGAGATGCTCACCCGCTACGCCGAGGGCGCCCGCACCGGCGAGGCCCCCTTCTTCGTGGTCTCGAGCTTCTCCGGCCCGCACCTGCCCTACGTGATCCCCGACGAGTACTTCGACCTGTACGACCCGGCGGACGTGGAGCTGCCGCGCTCGATCGCCGAGGACTTCGCCGACAAGCCCCCGGTGCAGGAGAACTACTCCCGGCATTGGGCCTTCGACACCCTCACCGAGGAGCAGTCGCGCAAGCTCATCGCCGTGTACTGGGGCTATGTGACCATGATCGATCACGAGTTCGGGCGCATCCTGGCGGCCATGGAGGAGCTGGGCCTGGCCGACACCACCGCCGTCGCCTTCAGCTCCGACCACGGGGAGTTCACCGGCTCCCACCGGCTGCACGACAAGGGTCCGGCGATGTACGACGACATCTACCGCACCGGCGGCCTGCTGCGGGTGCCCGGGTGCCCGCCCCAGGAGCGCGAGGAGTTCGTGACGCTGCTGGACCTGCCGGCGACGTTCCTCGATCTCGCGGGGCTCGACACCTCTCCCGCGGTGGACTCACGTTCCCTGCTGCCGATCGTGCGCGGCGAGCAGGTGGAATGGGACGACCACGTGCTGTGCGAGTTCCACGGGCACCACTTCCCGATCGCCCAGCGCATGCTGCGCGGTCGCCGCTACAAGCTGGTCGTGAACCCGGAGTCCCGCAACGAGTTCTACGACCTGGTGACCGACCCCGACGAGCTCACCAACCGCTACGACGACCCGGAGCTCGAGGAGCCGCGTTCGGAGATGCTCGCCGACCTCTACCGGCGGCTGCAGGCGCGCGGCGACAACTTCTATCACTGGATGAGCTCGATGTACGAGGTGGGGCGCCTCGACCACGACCCGACCATGTCGGGCCTGGACGAGGCGACCTACCAGGGGTAG
- a CDS encoding sugar porter family MFS transporter yields the protein MTRPTPASAASSPTAASPTVPRAARRRALGAALAASISGLMFGWDAMALNVVKNALAFHTGASTGMLGFAVAFGVLSAVLGAFLAGRLSDRIGRRAIMVIAAILFIVSSVGTAFVGSSMAMFLFWRLFSGMAMGAAMTIAPAYISETSPASMRGMLVSLRQFMLIIGLFVCGLLGDAMLGAAPSPTGDAPLSTSHLGVAGLDLEVWQWAFLSVAVGGVIYLVASLVTPESPRFLISRGRLEEARAVLVRTVGEQGVDQRVEEIRFSLGDHGGGFRSLLAPSGSNLQRIVWVGIGLAALQQLVGINAIFYYATTIFSTIGFDEQDALQQTLVLTGVKIAAIIVGMLLVDRIGRRPLLLWGSVAMFAALVVTAIVMLTAPQVAQDGGGLAPDLASNPMRGVLALVALCLYVFAYAGTWGPIMWVLIGEMFPNRLRGAATSVAGGVEWASNFAVTLTFPVLAAWSIGTTYALYAAVALVSIVFVLKFVPETKNLELEQMDQLATSRS from the coding sequence ATGACCCGTCCGACCCCCGCTTCCGCCGCCTCCTCGCCCACCGCGGCGAGCCCCACCGTCCCCCGCGCCGCACGTCGCCGCGCACTGGGCGCCGCACTGGCCGCGTCCATCTCCGGTCTCATGTTCGGCTGGGACGCGATGGCGCTGAACGTCGTCAAGAACGCACTGGCCTTCCACACCGGCGCGAGCACCGGCATGCTCGGCTTCGCCGTGGCCTTCGGCGTCCTCAGCGCCGTGCTCGGGGCGTTCCTCGCCGGGCGCCTCTCCGACAGGATCGGCCGCCGGGCGATCATGGTGATCGCCGCGATCCTGTTCATCGTCTCCTCCGTCGGCACCGCCTTCGTCGGCAGTTCGATGGCGATGTTCCTGTTCTGGCGCCTCTTCTCCGGGATGGCGATGGGTGCGGCGATGACCATCGCCCCCGCCTACATCTCCGAGACCTCGCCCGCCTCGATGCGCGGCATGCTCGTCTCCCTGCGCCAGTTCATGCTGATCATCGGGCTGTTCGTCTGCGGCCTGCTGGGAGACGCGATGCTCGGGGCCGCTCCGTCCCCGACCGGGGACGCGCCGCTGTCGACCTCCCACCTGGGGGTCGCGGGCCTCGACCTCGAGGTGTGGCAGTGGGCCTTCCTCTCGGTCGCCGTCGGCGGCGTGATCTACCTGGTCGCCTCGCTCGTGACACCCGAGTCGCCACGCTTCCTCATCTCCCGCGGCCGTCTCGAGGAGGCCCGCGCGGTGCTCGTGCGCACCGTGGGTGAGCAGGGCGTCGATCAGCGCGTCGAGGAGATCAGGTTCTCGCTGGGCGATCACGGCGGCGGATTCCGCTCCCTGCTCGCCCCGAGCGGATCGAACCTGCAGCGCATCGTGTGGGTCGGCATCGGCCTGGCCGCGCTGCAGCAGCTGGTCGGGATCAACGCGATCTTCTACTACGCGACCACGATCTTCTCCACCATCGGCTTCGACGAGCAGGATGCCCTCCAGCAGACCCTCGTCCTGACGGGCGTGAAGATCGCAGCGATCATCGTCGGCATGCTGCTGGTGGACCGGATCGGGCGGCGACCGCTGCTGCTGTGGGGCTCGGTCGCGATGTTCGCGGCCCTCGTGGTCACGGCGATCGTGATGCTCACCGCCCCGCAGGTCGCCCAGGACGGCGGCGGTCTCGCCCCCGACCTCGCCTCGAATCCGATGCGTGGGGTGCTGGCCCTGGTGGCGCTGTGCCTGTACGTGTTCGCCTATGCGGGCACCTGGGGACCGATCATGTGGGTGCTGATCGGCGAGATGTTCCCCAACCGTCTCCGGGGCGCCGCGACCTCCGTCGCCGGCGGGGTGGAGTGGGCCTCGAACTTCGCCGTCACCCTGACCTTCCCGGTGCTCGCCGCCTGGTCCATCGGGACCACCTACGCCCTCTATGCCGCCGTCGCCCTCGTCTCGATCGTGTTCGTGCTGAAGTTCGTCCCCGAGACCAAGAACCTCGAGCTCGAGCAGATGGACCAGCTCGCCACCTCCCGCTCCTGA
- a CDS encoding aldolase/citrate lyase family protein gives MILLATWWGRGGGGGGPTGRRHRRRADGSTPPSKGRRAGVVLSRVRGPGCSGGGRAPGGFGVGGRQQVPAEAEHVALFVQIESAEAVENIEKILAVDGIDGVFVGPSDLAASMGVLGRQSHPDVVASVRRVITAATAAGMPVGVNAFDPEVARGYASDGVDFLLVGADVAMLARGSENLAAAWVPAEDESGRASS, from the coding sequence ATGATTCTCCTTGCGACGTGGTGGGGACGTGGGGGGGGTGGGGGAGGGCCGACGGGTCGACGCCACCGTCGGAGGGCCGATGGGTCGACGCCACCGTCGAAGGGTCGACGGGCAGGCGTCGTCCTCTCGAGAGTGCGCGGTCCCGGATGCTCAGGCGGCGGCCGAGCTCCCGGCGGATTCGGCGTCGGCGGCCGGCAGCAGGTTCCCGCGGAAGCCGAGCACGTGGCGCTGTTCGTGCAGATCGAATCCGCCGAGGCGGTGGAGAACATCGAGAAGATCCTCGCGGTCGACGGGATCGACGGCGTCTTCGTCGGCCCTTCCGACCTCGCGGCCTCGATGGGGGTGCTCGGCCGGCAGTCCCACCCCGACGTGGTCGCGAGCGTGCGCCGCGTGATCACGGCGGCGACGGCGGCGGGCATGCCCGTCGGCGTGAACGCCTTCGACCCGGAGGTGGCTCGGGGGTATGCGTCCGACGGGGTCGACTTCCTGCTGGTCGGCGCCGACGTGGCGATGCTGGCGCGGGGCTCCGAGAACCTCGCCGCCGCCTGGGTGCCCGCCGAGGACGAGAGCGGGCGGGCCTCGTCCTGA
- a CDS encoding exonuclease SbcCD subunit D, whose product MRILHTSDWHLGRTLHKVDLHEHQAAFLDWLVDLVREKEVDVVVIPGDVYDRAVPAVTSVTLLDDALARLADTGATVVLTSGNHDSPERLGFGRALMRAGIHLLTDVPGIEHPVSVEDEHGEVLFFGLPYLEPDRARTELAADGEQPLARSHEAVTRAALDRVRERAAAHPGARTVVLAHTFVTGGEASDSERDLSVGGVDSVPAGVLGGIDYLALGHLHGCQDLTATVGAPAWYSGSPLAFSFSERRHRKSVLLVDLGARDENGTAAVSVERIATPAPRRLTELRGSLEEILAQQDSHGGDWLKAVVTDAARPAHLQEQLREAYPHLLVTEYEPEGRTASEHTPVVRREQNPLQVMDEFLAATTGADPTAGEHQVLERAYTQARGQREAS is encoded by the coding sequence ATGAGAATCCTGCACACCTCGGATTGGCACCTGGGGCGCACCCTGCACAAGGTCGACCTGCACGAGCACCAGGCCGCTTTCCTCGACTGGCTCGTCGACCTGGTGCGGGAGAAGGAGGTCGACGTCGTCGTCATCCCCGGCGACGTCTACGACCGCGCCGTGCCCGCCGTGACGAGCGTGACGCTGCTGGACGACGCCCTCGCGCGCCTGGCGGACACCGGCGCCACCGTGGTGCTGACCTCCGGCAACCACGACTCCCCGGAGCGGCTCGGCTTCGGCCGCGCGCTCATGCGCGCCGGGATCCACCTGCTCACCGACGTCCCCGGCATCGAGCACCCCGTCAGCGTCGAGGACGAGCACGGCGAGGTGCTCTTCTTCGGCCTGCCCTATCTCGAGCCGGACAGGGCGCGCACCGAGCTCGCGGCCGACGGCGAGCAGCCGCTGGCCCGCAGCCACGAGGCGGTCACCCGCGCCGCCCTGGACCGCGTGCGCGAGCGTGCCGCCGCGCATCCGGGGGCGCGCACGGTCGTGCTCGCCCACACCTTCGTCACCGGGGGAGAGGCCTCCGATTCCGAGCGCGACCTGTCCGTCGGCGGTGTCGACTCGGTGCCCGCCGGCGTGCTCGGCGGCATCGACTACCTCGCCCTCGGCCATCTCCACGGCTGCCAGGACCTCACCGCCACCGTCGGCGCCCCCGCCTGGTACTCCGGCTCGCCGCTGGCCTTCTCCTTCTCCGAGCGCCGGCACCGCAAATCCGTGCTGCTGGTCGACCTCGGCGCCCGTGACGAGAACGGCACCGCCGCGGTGAGCGTGGAGCGGATCGCGACTCCCGCCCCGCGGCGCCTGACCGAGCTGCGCGGATCGCTCGAGGAGATCCTCGCGCAACAGGATTCTCACGGCGGTGACTGGCTCAAAGCCGTCGTCACCGACGCCGCCCGGCCCGCCCACCTGCAGGAGCAGCTGCGCGAGGCGTACCCGCACCTGCTGGTCACCGAGTACGAGCCGGAGGGTCGCACCGCCTCGGAGCACACCCCGGTGGTGCGCCGCGAGCAGAACCCGCTGCAGGTGATGGACGAGTTCCTCGCCGCCACCACCGGTGCCGATCCCACAGCCGGCGAACATCAGGTCCTCGAGCGCGCCTACACGCAGGCGCGCGGCCAGCGGGAGGCCTCATGA